Proteins found in one Sphaeramia orbicularis chromosome 8, fSphaOr1.1, whole genome shotgun sequence genomic segment:
- the LOC115424804 gene encoding heterogeneous nuclear ribonucleoprotein A1-like — MEEKTTPKRRVCISLPRKHMAALEEKYELDHGLFIKELNPCLSEGYVRAYFREWGTVTSCKIRRSSNSGETKAVVYVMFSTEDEANSADWAGPHFIGGSKVEIRRVVSLKMEEDSEEDEDTVSVKPHPWCSMGLGYILDTQWLEDEKDLIKGL; from the exons ATGGAAGAGAAAACGACACCTAAGAGGAGAGTTTGCATCAGTTTGCCAAGGAAACACATGGCAGCTTTAGAGGAGAAATATGAACTG GACCATGGATTGTTTATAAAAGAGTTGAATCCTTGTTTAAGTGAAGGTTATGTCCGGGCGTATTTCAGAGAATGGGGCACAGTCACATCCTGTAAG ATAAGGAGGAGCTCTAATTCAGGTGAGACTAAAGCCGTGGTCTATGTGATGTTTTCTACAGAGGATGAAGCCAACAGCGCAGACTGGGCTGGTCCTCACTTCATCGGAGGCAGCAAAGTAGAAATAAGACGAGTTGTCAGCCTGAAG atGGAGGAAGATTCAGAGGAAGATGAGGATACAGTCTCTGTTAAACCACATCCATGGTGTTCCATGGGTCTGGGATACATACTCGACACTCAGTGGTTAGAGGATGAGAAGGACTTAATAAAAGGACTATGa